The proteins below are encoded in one region of Segatella copri:
- the panC gene encoding pantoate--beta-alanine ligase, with the protein MKVFNKIVDLQNELFMCRKEGKEIGLVPTMGALHEGHASLVKRSVKENGVTVVSVFLNPTQFNDQGDLDRYPRTLDADCKLLEACGADYVFAPSVKEMYPTPDTRHFEFPPVSTVMEGAKRPGHFNGVCQVVSRLFYIVRPTRAYFGEKDWQQIAVIKQLVKYINSNVQIVECPIIRDEDGLAKSSRNTLLAPDERAIAPNIYKALKESVEYAKTHTVQETHDKVVADINAVEGLEVEYFQIVDGDSLQDVSTWEDSAYVVGCITVYCGKTPIRLIDHIKYKG; encoded by the coding sequence ATGAAAGTATTCAATAAGATTGTTGACCTCCAGAACGAACTCTTCATGTGTCGTAAGGAGGGAAAGGAAATCGGCCTTGTGCCAACTATGGGTGCGCTGCATGAGGGTCACGCCTCTCTTGTTAAGCGCAGTGTGAAGGAAAATGGCGTGACTGTGGTTTCTGTGTTCCTGAATCCTACACAGTTTAATGATCAGGGTGACTTGGATCGCTATCCTCGTACCCTCGATGCTGACTGCAAGCTCTTGGAGGCTTGTGGTGCTGACTATGTGTTTGCACCATCGGTGAAGGAGATGTATCCTACACCAGATACACGCCACTTTGAGTTTCCACCTGTTTCTACCGTGATGGAGGGTGCCAAGCGCCCGGGTCATTTCAATGGTGTATGTCAGGTAGTGAGCCGTCTTTTCTATATCGTTCGACCAACCCGTGCTTATTTCGGTGAGAAGGATTGGCAGCAGATTGCTGTCATCAAGCAGCTCGTGAAGTACATCAACAGCAATGTGCAGATTGTGGAGTGTCCTATCATCCGTGATGAGGATGGTTTGGCTAAGAGCAGCCGTAATACTTTGCTGGCTCCTGATGAGCGTGCCATTGCGCCAAACATCTATAAGGCTCTGAAGGAGAGTGTGGAGTATGCCAAGACTCATACCGTACAGGAAACTCACGATAAGGTGGTTGCCGACATCAATGCTGTAGAGGGTCTGGAGGTAGAGTATTTCCAGATTGTGGATGGCGACAGCCTGCAGGATGTTTCTACATGGGAGGATAGTGCATACGTGGTAGGTTGCATCACCGTTTATTGCGGTAAGACTCCTATCCGTCTCATCGACCATATCAAGTATAAGGGATAA
- the panD gene encoding aspartate 1-decarboxylase encodes MQIEVLKSKLHCVTVTEANLNYMGSITIDEDLMDAANLIAGEKVQIVDNNNGERLETYIIKGERGSGCICLNGAAARKVQVGDTVIIIAYALMDFEEAKTFKPTVVFPKEGNKV; translated from the coding sequence ATGCAGATAGAAGTATTGAAGAGTAAGCTCCATTGTGTGACCGTAACTGAGGCTAACCTGAATTATATGGGTAGCATCACCATCGATGAGGACTTGATGGACGCTGCTAATCTGATAGCAGGCGAGAAGGTTCAGATTGTAGACAACAACAATGGTGAGCGCTTGGAGACCTATATTATCAAGGGTGAGCGTGGCAGCGGTTGTATCTGCCTGAACGGTGCTGCAGCCCGCAAGGTGCAGGTGGGCGATACCGTCATCATCATCGCTTATGCCCTGATGGACTTTGAGGAGGCTAAGACCTTCAAGCCAACCGTGGTTTTCCCTAAAGAGGGAAATAAGGTTTAA
- a CDS encoding PstA family ABC transporter permease: MKYLEERIVKLLMLGSIGIVGFFVLSVLWTIFRRGFPVLSWEMVSQLPSGGFYLGGKGGFLNAIVGSLYIVGGSTLLGLLISLPVVFYMNVYLKPNSKFGYIARLAYDTLFGIPSIVYGSFAFTVMVWLGIRASLGGGILVTTLLIVPILIRSMDEVAKTIPQEILDSSYSLGATRIETIGVVLRQIAPAIATATLLSIGRAIGDCAGVMFTAGFSDHIPHGLNQQAATLPLSVFFQLSAPQEDVQNRAYAAAVVLTIIVLVLSFGGRYIMSHFSKNKI, encoded by the coding sequence ATGAAATACTTGGAAGAAAGAATCGTGAAATTACTGATGCTCGGGTCGATAGGCATTGTAGGCTTCTTCGTACTGAGCGTTCTCTGGACCATCTTTAGGCGAGGCTTTCCTGTGCTCTCCTGGGAGATGGTGAGCCAGTTGCCTAGCGGTGGCTTCTATCTGGGCGGCAAGGGCGGATTCCTCAATGCCATTGTGGGCAGCCTTTATATCGTGGGCGGCTCTACCTTGCTCGGTCTGCTTATCTCGCTGCCCGTAGTGTTCTATATGAATGTATATCTCAAACCCAACTCAAAATTCGGATACATCGCCCGTCTGGCTTATGATACCCTCTTCGGAATTCCGAGCATCGTATATGGCTCCTTTGCCTTTACGGTGATGGTTTGGCTGGGCATCAGGGCATCGCTGGGCGGAGGTATTCTCGTCACCACCCTGCTCATCGTTCCGATACTCATCCGTTCGATGGACGAAGTGGCGAAGACGATTCCACAGGAGATACTCGATTCCTCCTACAGTCTGGGAGCCACGAGGATAGAAACTATCGGCGTGGTACTGAGACAGATAGCCCCAGCCATCGCTACCGCCACCTTATTAAGTATCGGTAGAGCCATCGGCGATTGTGCCGGAGTGATGTTTACGGCAGGATTCTCCGATCATATTCCTCATGGACTGAACCAGCAGGCAGCCACCCTCCCATTGAGCGTGTTCTTCCAGTTGAGCGCCCCGCAGGAGGATGTTCAGAACAGAGCCTACGCCGCCGCTGTGGTACTCACCATTATCGTATTGGTGTTGAGTTTCGGAGGCAGGTACATCATGAGTCATTTCTCGAAGAATAAAATATAA
- the pstC gene encoding phosphate ABC transporter permease subunit PstC, with protein MDYRIAKDKIAGQVMFLLTIASIFLVIIMAVGLFIKSEPILSQYNLWELLTESNWRPMEGKFGFLPFLAGTFWCTALAILIALPISLLMAIYLTEYAHRSIRKYVYPLLDILAGLPSVIYGVWGSLLIVPWVSKHVAPLFVEFSSGYTVLAGGIVLSVMIIPLLVSLFMEIFDNISTDLREASLSLGATQWQTIKHVVLRKARPGMIAAVVLALSRTLGETIAVLMVCGNLAIVPGSVLDACYPIPALIANNYGEMLSVPLYDSALMFAAFLLFFVVVILNLGSRIVLLKVKE; from the coding sequence ATGGATTATAGAATAGCAAAGGATAAGATAGCAGGACAGGTGATGTTTCTCTTGACCATCGCCTCCATATTCCTGGTAATCATCATGGCGGTGGGACTGTTTATCAAGTCGGAACCGATATTGAGCCAGTATAATCTGTGGGAACTCCTCACGGAGAGCAACTGGCGACCGATGGAAGGCAAGTTCGGATTCCTGCCTTTCCTCGCCGGCACCTTCTGGTGTACGGCACTCGCCATTCTCATCGCTCTCCCCATCTCCCTGCTCATGGCCATCTATCTCACGGAATACGCCCACCGCAGCATCCGGAAATACGTATATCCGCTGCTCGATATTCTAGCCGGATTGCCTTCCGTCATCTATGGCGTATGGGGGAGCCTACTCATCGTGCCTTGGGTTTCGAAACACGTAGCTCCCCTCTTCGTGGAATTTTCTTCGGGATATACGGTTCTGGCGGGCGGCATCGTATTGAGCGTGATGATCATCCCGCTTCTGGTGAGCCTGTTTATGGAGATATTCGATAACATATCAACAGATTTGAGAGAAGCTTCGCTCTCGCTGGGCGCTACACAATGGCAAACCATCAAGCATGTTGTGCTGAGAAAGGCACGACCGGGAATGATTGCCGCTGTAGTCTTGGCGCTGAGCCGAACGCTGGGCGAAACGATAGCTGTACTGATGGTGTGCGGAAACCTCGCCATTGTTCCGGGAAGCGTGCTCGATGCCTGCTACCCGATACCGGCACTCATCGCCAATAATTATGGTGAAATGCTTTCGGTTCCGCTTTATGACAGCGCCCTGATGTTTGCCGCCTTCCTGCTGTTTTTCGTGGTAGTGATATTGAATCTCGGCTCGAGAATCGTGCTATTAAAGGTAAAAGAGTAA
- a CDS encoding phosphoadenylyl-sulfate reductase, with translation MIKVQSNIKDLVPELNKKFSDAPAEDIVGYFLQAFKGRIALSSSLSIEDQTLTDIIVKTDKSARIFTLDTGRLFPETYQLIDKTNMTYGINLEVFFPNYEAVQQMVKEEGINLFYNSIESRHRCCQVRKLEPLKRAMQGLDVWICGLRKQQSVTRKDMQVVEWDDIHNLIKVNPLINWSEEDVEQYVKKHHVPYNKLQDKGYPSIGCQPCTRAIKPGEDIRAGRWWWESPEHRECGLHQRS, from the coding sequence ATGATCAAAGTTCAAAGTAATATAAAGGATTTGGTTCCGGAACTCAATAAGAAATTCAGCGATGCGCCTGCCGAGGATATTGTCGGTTATTTCCTTCAGGCATTCAAAGGGCGCATCGCTCTTTCTTCTTCCCTCAGCATCGAGGACCAGACGCTTACCGACATCATCGTGAAGACGGATAAATCTGCCCGCATCTTCACACTCGATACAGGCAGACTCTTCCCGGAGACCTACCAGCTCATCGACAAGACCAACATGACGTATGGCATCAACCTGGAAGTGTTCTTCCCAAACTATGAGGCGGTGCAGCAGATGGTGAAGGAAGAGGGCATCAACCTCTTCTATAATTCGATAGAAAGCCGACACCGCTGCTGCCAGGTAAGAAAACTGGAACCGCTGAAGCGGGCAATGCAGGGACTGGATGTATGGATCTGCGGATTGAGAAAGCAGCAGAGCGTAACCCGCAAGGATATGCAGGTAGTGGAATGGGACGACATTCATAACCTGATTAAGGTGAACCCGCTCATCAACTGGAGCGAAGAGGATGTGGAGCAATATGTAAAAAAGCACCATGTGCCTTATAACAAGCTGCAGGACAAGGGATATCCGAGCATCGGTTGCCAACCTTGTACAAGAGCCATCAAGCCAGGCGAGGATATCCGAGCCGGAAGATGGTGGTGGGAATCGCCGGAACATCGCGAATGCGGATTGCATCAGAGAAGCTAG
- a CDS encoding sulfate adenylyltransferase subunit 1 — MDRGYLDMELLRFSTAGSVDDGKSTLIGRLLYDSKSIFEDQLEAVEAASKSRGNEEVNLALLTDGLRAEREQGITIDVAYRYFATPKRKFIIADTPGHIQYTRNMVTGASTADLSIILIDARHGVLEQTVRHSYISSLLGIPHILVAINKMDLVDFCKDVYDKIVADYKKMSEALDIKNVVFIPISAKDGDNVVNKSEKTPWYEGPTLLNYLETVPVGHKTVSDFFRFPVQYVIRPISSQFPDYRGYAGRVSGGIIRPGDKIRVLPSGTESTVKSIDFVEEHLEEAYAPMSITLTLNDDIDISRGDTLVKADEKQPSIEQDITLDVCWFNERPAAVRNKYVVRQATFETQGLIRSINYRRNINTLEKEEGVSELKMNDIAEITIHTANPLVFDKYTENKVTGSLIFIDPDTNETVGAGLIK; from the coding sequence ATGGATAGAGGTTATTTAGATATGGAGCTGCTCCGCTTCTCTACTGCGGGCAGCGTGGACGATGGAAAGAGTACTTTGATAGGAAGATTGCTTTATGACAGCAAGTCGATTTTCGAAGACCAGTTGGAGGCGGTGGAGGCTGCTAGCAAGAGCCGCGGTAATGAAGAAGTGAACCTGGCTTTGCTAACGGATGGTCTCCGTGCTGAGCGTGAACAGGGCATCACCATCGATGTGGCTTACCGCTATTTCGCTACACCGAAGCGCAAGTTTATCATCGCTGATACTCCGGGACATATTCAGTATACCCGCAACATGGTAACAGGTGCAAGTACTGCCGACCTGAGCATCATTCTGATTGATGCACGTCATGGCGTACTGGAGCAGACCGTGCGCCACAGCTATATTTCTTCGCTGCTCGGTATACCACATATCCTGGTGGCTATCAACAAGATGGATCTGGTTGATTTCTGTAAAGATGTATACGACAAGATTGTTGCCGACTACAAGAAAATGTCGGAGGCATTGGATATCAAGAACGTGGTGTTTATCCCTATCAGCGCCAAGGATGGCGACAACGTGGTGAACAAGAGTGAGAAGACTCCTTGGTATGAGGGACCTACCCTGCTGAACTATCTGGAGACCGTTCCGGTAGGTCATAAGACGGTGAGCGATTTCTTCCGTTTCCCTGTACAGTATGTGATTCGTCCTATCAGCAGCCAGTTCCCTGACTACCGCGGTTATGCGGGCAGAGTGAGTGGCGGCATCATCCGTCCGGGCGATAAGATAAGAGTATTGCCATCGGGCACGGAGAGCACCGTGAAGAGCATCGACTTCGTAGAGGAGCACTTGGAGGAGGCTTATGCCCCTATGAGCATTACTCTGACGCTGAACGATGACATCGACATTTCGCGTGGCGACACCCTCGTAAAGGCAGATGAGAAGCAGCCTAGCATCGAACAGGATATCACGCTGGATGTCTGCTGGTTCAACGAGCGCCCTGCTGCCGTAAGAAACAAATACGTAGTTCGTCAGGCCACCTTCGAAACCCAGGGTTTGATTCGCAGCATCAACTATCGCCGCAATATCAACACGCTGGAGAAGGAAGAGGGTGTATCGGAATTAAAGATGAACGATATTGCCGAAATCACCATCCACACCGCCAACCCATTGGTATTCGATAAATATACGGAGAATAAGGTAACAGGCAGCCTCATCTTCATCGACCCGGATACAAACGAGACCGTGGGAGCGGGACTTATTAAATAA
- the cysD gene encoding sulfate adenylyltransferase subunit CysD: MMDNKTIKHLKELEAESIYVLREVAAQFERPVILFSGGKDSIVITYLAYKAFYPAKIPFPLLHIDTGHNFEETIQYRDELAKKLGAELIVGSVQESIDKGRVKEETGYYASRNKLQTTTLLDTLEEYKFDAAIGGARRDEEKARAKERFFSHRDEFGQWNPKNQRPELWNIFNGRKNMGEHFRVFPISNWTEMDVWQYIFLENIPMPSLYFTHEREVFNRDGQWLAALPCIKRKPTEEVVKKLVRCRTIGDITCTGLTESKATTVADIIDEIASTRVTERGGRADDKRSETAMEDRKKAGYF, from the coding sequence ATTATGGACAATAAGACTATCAAACATCTCAAGGAACTGGAGGCAGAATCTATCTACGTGCTCCGCGAAGTAGCTGCCCAGTTCGAGCGTCCAGTCATTCTCTTTTCGGGTGGCAAGGATTCTATCGTGATAACATATCTCGCCTACAAGGCTTTCTATCCGGCGAAGATTCCATTCCCTCTGTTGCACATCGACACGGGACATAACTTTGAGGAAACCATCCAGTATCGTGATGAACTGGCGAAGAAACTCGGAGCCGAACTCATCGTGGGCAGCGTGCAGGAAAGCATCGACAAGGGACGAGTGAAGGAAGAAACGGGTTATTATGCTTCCCGCAACAAACTGCAGACCACTACCCTGCTCGATACCCTGGAGGAATATAAATTCGATGCAGCCATCGGTGGTGCCCGAAGAGATGAGGAGAAGGCGCGTGCCAAGGAACGCTTCTTCAGTCATCGTGACGAGTTCGGACAATGGAATCCGAAGAACCAGCGCCCAGAACTCTGGAACATCTTCAACGGCAGAAAGAACATGGGCGAACACTTCCGTGTGTTCCCTATCTCCAACTGGACGGAGATGGATGTATGGCAGTATATCTTCCTGGAGAACATTCCGATGCCTTCGCTCTACTTCACCCACGAAAGAGAGGTATTCAACCGCGACGGACAGTGGCTCGCAGCCCTGCCTTGCATCAAGCGCAAGCCTACAGAAGAAGTGGTAAAGAAGCTGGTTCGCTGCCGCACCATCGGTGACATTACCTGCACCGGACTCACGGAATCGAAGGCGACAACCGTAGCGGATATCATCGACGAGATTGCTTCTACACGCGTTACTGAACGTGGAGGAAGAGCCGATGACAAGCGAAGCGAAACGGCAATGGAAGACCGCAAGAAGGCGGGATACTTCTAA
- a CDS encoding RNA-binding domain-containing protein, producing the protein MALPINIESLLSGSAVESNQLEYKEGWNPDTIYRSICAFANDFEDTGGGYIIVGVKEERGHAVRPVLGVNPNLIEQIEKDMVGYNNLIRPYYQPRLFIEEVDGKTILVIKVTAGERRPYKVPDRITAKQKDFNYYIRYNSSSIVPKDEYERELINLANRTPFDDRGNDQISLRDISATLLRDFLVEVGSDLADQDLSGENLKIVLDQMDLLETTPEGFKVKNVAAMMFCEHPEKFFKMTQVEIVIFPKGRLQDPDNMIEVAPIRGCVPKMIRDTMNYLKTNIIQKTIHKPENTERSVVTYNYPYQALEEAVVNSLYHRSYIEREPVEITIEPDKISILNFGGPNHTISMQAIKEARMLRSRRYTNRRLGEFLKELNLTEGRATGIPTIQQKLQENGSPRAIIETDEERTYFLIDIPCNLDYIGVPIGKECKKECKKECKKELSELQMLIMGALSENAKLTIPELARKMGISARKISQELKSLQEVFQVLKREGGRKNGYWVVLDNDV; encoded by the coding sequence ATGGCATTACCGATAAATATAGAAAGCCTTCTTAGTGGAAGTGCAGTAGAAAGCAACCAGCTTGAATACAAGGAAGGTTGGAATCCAGATACAATATATCGTAGCATCTGTGCCTTTGCCAATGATTTTGAAGACACTGGTGGTGGGTATATCATTGTTGGTGTAAAGGAAGAACGCGGTCATGCTGTTCGTCCTGTTTTAGGTGTTAATCCTAATTTGATAGAACAGATAGAGAAGGATATGGTTGGTTACAATAATCTTATCCGTCCATACTATCAACCTCGTCTTTTCATTGAAGAGGTTGATGGCAAGACTATTCTTGTAATCAAAGTGACGGCAGGAGAACGCCGTCCATATAAGGTGCCTGATCGTATTACTGCAAAGCAGAAGGACTTCAACTATTATATCCGCTATAATAGTAGTAGCATTGTGCCGAAAGATGAGTATGAACGTGAGCTGATAAATTTGGCTAATCGTACTCCTTTTGACGACCGTGGCAATGATCAGATAAGTCTTAGGGATATTTCGGCTACTTTGTTGAGAGACTTTCTTGTTGAAGTAGGTAGTGATTTGGCTGATCAAGATCTATCGGGTGAAAACTTGAAAATAGTTCTTGACCAAATGGACTTGTTGGAAACTACACCAGAAGGCTTCAAGGTCAAGAATGTTGCTGCGATGATGTTCTGTGAGCATCCTGAGAAATTCTTCAAAATGACCCAGGTTGAAATCGTGATATTCCCTAAGGGGAGATTACAAGATCCTGATAATATGATAGAGGTTGCACCGATAAGGGGTTGTGTGCCTAAGATGATTCGTGATACGATGAATTATCTCAAGACAAATATTATTCAGAAGACAATTCATAAGCCAGAGAATACAGAACGTTCCGTTGTTACATATAATTATCCTTATCAAGCTTTGGAAGAAGCTGTCGTAAACAGCCTTTATCATCGCAGTTATATTGAAAGAGAACCTGTTGAGATAACTATCGAACCAGATAAGATTAGTATTCTCAATTTTGGAGGACCTAATCACACAATATCTATGCAGGCTATAAAAGAAGCTCGTATGCTTCGTTCTCGTCGATACACAAACCGCCGATTGGGAGAGTTCTTAAAGGAATTGAATTTGACAGAGGGTAGAGCTACGGGGATTCCTACTATTCAGCAGAAGTTGCAGGAAAACGGTTCGCCTCGTGCAATAATTGAGACCGATGAGGAACGTACATATTTCTTAATAGATATACCATGTAATTTAGACTATATCGGTGTGCCTATTGGTAAAGAATGCAAGAAAGAATGCAAGAAAGAATGCAAGAAAGAACTGTCTGAATTACAGATGCTTATCATGGGTGCGTTGTCTGAGAATGCTAAGTTAACAATACCAGAATTAGCAAGAAAGATGGGCATATCTGCAAGAAAGATTTCTCAGGAACTAAAGTCTTTACAGGAAGTATTTCAGGTCTTGAAACGTGAAGGAGGTCGTAAGAATGGTTATTGGGTAGTATTGGATAATGACGTGTAA
- a CDS encoding AAA family ATPase — MKFLQLEILNLASLDKQGGEVINFEEGALGESTIFSIVGPTGSGKSTLLDAICLALYNRAPRYPRKKGDKNQNIEIFGAADASESNRLAPTDSRNILTRGKKEGYSKLTFLANNGSIYRAEWHVRFQRVRYENAKTALYKITRNGEEVTEETADWNELPNIIGLDYDQFLRTVLIAQGSFANFLTAKENERYELLEKLIGCEETYTNIATEIKKAKDQATDAYNQMAASVEAVKQNLLNDEELAQLKEEIARLEKAEKELDSQLQAISKDLQWFEENDKQIKQIAICQTDMEQAADAIKAMQAQILRLQLHDEVQPAVNLLQEVERQTQSIQEQEENILKAEANIKSQESAISESEKTLASLKEAVSKAQEQLEKALPVIAEARALKTKMEAAMPNLKEKKEALELAQKENLTAQKDVEENARNIQKWEAETEKANLALKTTNEEIAKQKQVLHEATQAAEQAWEKERNKTAGQNIEELQNSKTVADRKLQDVQQAIKVVAHLDAATTEKLKNEERILVLDKRNAEIDEALSKLTIEALTQETLTLRNAYTLMVSEKWEIHRANLTEGKPCPLCGSTTHPYHTDNRQFVEATTELSQLLKAKEDLLKLQQKEEKDLSGERKQNDGEVQTLQKQQEKLSGEIATYEEEWKALIAQYPKIPKAEAELKLLLPIYENKAKDASSKLSLFNKIQKEIERLTQLKDKAVKDEAAYESKASTIQNKAQENTSTCATKLAEQKALTINLASQKKSKEEAYGKALQAWNSTKKEMEEWQEKYKQILNGEEPDAAEQRLTAAKDEATKAADTQNENINKLKAELANSKGSHQTMLSQNKTMKENLQTKEKELDLWIEEYNKQLEEKSIEGKDSEEEGIEERSIEPSLIDRNTIREMLHSAEDWNTIRREKDEKEKAVASTTALYQSAEKAHQQHLEHQPAQTRDALLTIQQEYQERSQRNELIAANARMQNHQEAVKQLGDKAEALQLVTQEKDDWTAITDAIGADGKTLRKIAQCYTLSFLIAHANQEIRKFNSRYELQQVKHSLGIRVIDHDRADDIRDTTSLSGGETFIVSLGLALGLSALSSRNISFENLFIDEGFGTLDPDTLATVIDSLAMLQSSQGKKVGVISHTDTMSERITTQIRIIKNGNSGSSHIEIYP; from the coding sequence ATGAAATTCCTACAACTCGAAATACTCAACCTCGCTTCGCTTGACAAACAGGGAGGCGAGGTCATCAACTTTGAAGAAGGTGCCTTAGGCGAGAGCACCATCTTCAGCATCGTAGGTCCGACGGGAAGTGGCAAGTCTACCCTACTCGACGCCATCTGCCTTGCCCTCTACAACCGCGCCCCTCGCTATCCCAGGAAGAAAGGAGACAAGAACCAGAACATCGAGATTTTCGGAGCTGCCGATGCCAGCGAAAGTAACCGTCTGGCTCCTACCGACAGCCGAAACATCCTGACACGTGGCAAGAAGGAAGGCTACAGCAAACTCACCTTCCTTGCCAACAACGGCAGCATCTACCGCGCAGAATGGCACGTCAGATTCCAGAGAGTGCGCTACGAAAACGCCAAGACTGCGCTTTATAAAATCACGAGAAACGGAGAAGAGGTAACAGAGGAAACTGCCGACTGGAACGAGCTGCCGAACATCATCGGACTCGACTACGACCAGTTTCTCCGTACCGTACTCATCGCCCAAGGCTCGTTTGCCAACTTCCTGACGGCAAAGGAAAACGAGCGGTACGAACTTCTGGAAAAACTCATCGGATGCGAGGAAACTTATACGAACATCGCTACTGAAATCAAGAAGGCGAAAGACCAGGCGACGGATGCCTACAACCAGATGGCAGCATCGGTGGAAGCCGTAAAACAGAACCTGCTGAACGATGAAGAACTTGCCCAACTGAAGGAGGAAATCGCCCGGTTGGAAAAGGCTGAGAAGGAACTCGACAGCCAGTTGCAAGCCATTTCGAAAGACCTGCAATGGTTTGAGGAAAACGATAAGCAAATAAAACAAATCGCTATCTGCCAGACAGATATGGAGCAAGCAGCAGATGCCATTAAAGCGATGCAAGCCCAGATTCTCCGTCTGCAGTTGCACGATGAAGTACAGCCTGCCGTCAACCTGCTGCAGGAAGTAGAGCGACAGACGCAAAGCATCCAAGAGCAGGAAGAAAACATTCTGAAAGCGGAAGCAAACATCAAAAGTCAAGAGTCTGCCATCAGCGAAAGCGAGAAAACTCTCGCCAGTCTGAAGGAAGCAGTAAGCAAGGCACAGGAACAGCTGGAAAAGGCGCTGCCGGTCATCGCTGAAGCAAGAGCGCTGAAAACAAAAATGGAAGCGGCGATGCCGAATCTGAAAGAAAAGAAAGAGGCATTGGAGTTGGCGCAGAAAGAGAATCTAACTGCCCAGAAAGACGTGGAGGAAAACGCCCGAAACATCCAAAAATGGGAAGCCGAAACGGAGAAAGCAAACCTTGCCCTCAAAACGACAAATGAAGAGATTGCCAAGCAGAAACAGGTTCTGCACGAAGCGACGCAAGCCGCAGAACAGGCTTGGGAGAAGGAAAGAAATAAGACTGCCGGACAGAATATAGAGGAACTGCAGAACAGCAAGACTGTAGCCGACAGGAAACTGCAGGATGTCCAGCAAGCCATCAAGGTTGTGGCTCATCTCGATGCTGCCACAACAGAAAAGCTGAAGAATGAGGAGCGCATCCTGGTCTTGGACAAGAGAAACGCAGAGATAGATGAAGCGCTGAGCAAGTTGACCATCGAGGCGCTGACCCAAGAGACCCTGACGCTGAGAAATGCCTATACCCTCATGGTGAGTGAGAAATGGGAGATTCATCGTGCCAACCTGACCGAAGGCAAGCCTTGTCCGCTCTGTGGCAGCACGACCCATCCTTATCATACCGACAACAGACAGTTTGTGGAAGCCACCACGGAACTCTCTCAACTTCTGAAAGCCAAGGAGGATCTACTGAAACTGCAGCAGAAAGAGGAGAAGGATCTTTCCGGCGAAAGAAAACAGAACGATGGCGAAGTACAGACGCTCCAGAAACAACAGGAAAAGCTGTCGGGTGAAATCGCAACTTACGAAGAGGAATGGAAGGCGCTCATCGCCCAGTATCCAAAGATTCCAAAGGCAGAGGCAGAACTGAAATTGCTCTTGCCTATCTATGAAAACAAGGCGAAAGATGCGAGCAGCAAACTGAGCCTCTTTAACAAGATTCAGAAAGAGATAGAACGGCTGACGCAACTCAAGGACAAGGCTGTGAAGGATGAAGCTGCGTATGAAAGCAAGGCTTCTACTATACAGAATAAAGCCCAAGAAAACACATCAACCTGCGCCACAAAACTAGCTGAGCAAAAAGCACTTACCATCAACCTTGCTTCGCAGAAAAAGAGCAAAGAGGAGGCTTACGGGAAAGCCCTTCAGGCATGGAATAGTACCAAGAAGGAAATGGAGGAATGGCAGGAGAAATACAAGCAGATTCTGAATGGAGAAGAGCCCGATGCGGCAGAACAAAGACTGACAGCAGCAAAGGATGAGGCTACGAAAGCAGCTGATACTCAGAACGAGAACATCAACAAACTGAAGGCTGAACTCGCCAACAGTAAAGGTTCGCATCAAACCATGCTGTCTCAGAACAAAACGATGAAAGAGAATCTGCAAACGAAGGAAAAGGAACTCGACCTTTGGATTGAGGAATATAACAAGCAGCTTGAAGAAAAGAGCATCGAAGGAAAAGACTCCGAAGAGGAAGGCATCGAGGAAAGAAGTATCGAACCAAGCCTTATCGACCGAAACACCATCCGGGAGATGCTTCACTCTGCCGAAGACTGGAACACTATCCGACGGGAAAAGGACGAAAAGGAGAAAGCCGTGGCTTCAACTACCGCCCTTTACCAGAGCGCAGAAAAGGCGCATCAGCAGCACTTGGAACATCAGCCTGCCCAAACCCGTGATGCTCTCTTGACCATTCAGCAGGAGTATCAGGAGAGAAGCCAGCGCAACGAACTGATTGCTGCCAACGCCAGGATGCAGAACCACCAGGAAGCCGTGAAGCAGTTGGGTGACAAGGCTGAGGCTCTGCAACTCGTAACACAGGAAAAGGATGACTGGACAGCCATTACGGATGCCATCGGAGCAGACGGAAAGACGCTGCGCAAGATAGCCCAATGCTACACACTCAGTTTCCTGATAGCGCACGCCAACCAGGAAATCAGAAAGTTCAACAGCCGCTACGAACTGCAGCAGGTAAAGCATTCGCTGGGCATCCGAGTCATCGACCACGACCGTGCCGACGATATCCGAGACACCACCTCCCTATCAGGTGGCGAAACCTTCATCGTGAGTCTCGGTCTCGCCTTGGGCCTGTCGGCATTATCCTCCCGCAACATCTCCTTCGAGAATCTGTTCATCGACGAAGGCTTCGGAACCCTCGACCCCGATACCCTAGCCACCGTCATCGACTCCCTCGCCATGCTGCAAAGTTCGCAAGGCAAGAAGGTGGGCGTCATCAGTCATACCGACACGATGAGCGAGCGCATCACCACCCAGATAAGGATTATCAAGAATGGCAACTCCGGCAGCAGCCATATCGAGATCTATCCGTAA